A window of Desulfobacterales bacterium genomic DNA:
CTCTGGGTGGTCTCTGACAATATTCTTAAAGGCGCGGCCCTGAACACCGTGCAGATTGCCGAGGTCTTGATCAAGGAGTATCTCCAGGTCTGTCGCGCTTAAGAGAGGTTGAGTTTTATTGCGGATCATCAGTGGGATAGCCAAGGGACGGCGGTTGAAGACCCCGGCCCGGCACCAGGGGCGGCCCCAGGGGAAACCGCGAATTCGCCCTACCTCGGACCGGGCCCGGGAGGCGATTTTCAATATCATCGGTTCCCGGGTCATCGATGCCACGGTTCTGGACCTGTTCGCCGGCACCGGGGCCCTGGGACTGGAGGCCCTGAGCCGCGGGGCCGGCTTTGCCCTGTTTGTCGACCAGGACCGGGAGGCCTTGGCCCTGATCGCTTGCAATATTGAGCTGTGCCGCTTTTCCGACCGGACGCGGATCATCCGCGCTGATTTGATCAAGGGGTTTTCCTCAGTGTGCCCACAGGCCCCGGTGGATGGTTTTGATCTTGTTTTTATTGACCCGCCTTATTCCAGGGGGCTGGCTGAAACGGCCCTGGGGCAACTGGCCGCCGATCACCTGGTCGCCCCGGCAGGGCTGGTGGTGGCCGAGGATGCCTCCGGCGAGACACTGCCTGACCAGATCACGGGACTTGCCCTGCTCGACCAACGGCGCTACGGGGATACCGGGTTCTGGATATACCGGATGACC
This region includes:
- the rsmD gene encoding 16S rRNA (guanine(966)-N(2))-methyltransferase RsmD, translated to MRIISGIAKGRRLKTPARHQGRPQGKPRIRPTSDRAREAIFNIIGSRVIDATVLDLFAGTGALGLEALSRGAGFALFVDQDREALALIACNIELCRFSDRTRIIRADLIKGFSSVCPQAPVDGFDLVFIDPPYSRGLAETALGQLAADHLVAPAGLVVAEDASGETLPDQITGLALLDQRRYGDTGFWIYRMTSDL